Proteins encoded within one genomic window of uncultured Desulfobacter sp.:
- a CDS encoding 4Fe-4S double cluster binding domain-containing protein — protein METSINKAELVEKLNAWGASTVRIADTARLSGIDTEPHDLLNGFPRAVSIAVHLSDPIMDMIDKAPTPMYSSHYSRVNAQLDDIAIKTTNLLQSSGARALPIPASQILDSENWTSYISHKAVALAAGIGWQGKSLLIVNPDFGPRIRLITVLTDADLEPDAPIKNRCGKCNICKDHCPAGAILGASTNSHYSSRSEAINLKKCVYQVRDVFGEIPHTEPLICGICIKVCPWGKKKSKKLSN, from the coding sequence ATGGAAACATCCATAAATAAGGCAGAATTAGTCGAAAAATTAAACGCGTGGGGGGCAAGTACTGTCCGCATTGCAGATACGGCCAGGCTGTCAGGAATTGACACTGAACCCCATGATCTTTTAAACGGTTTCCCCAGGGCCGTCAGCATTGCGGTGCATCTTTCCGATCCGATAATGGATATGATTGATAAGGCACCCACGCCAATGTATTCATCACACTACAGTCGTGTCAATGCCCAACTTGACGACATTGCCATAAAAACGACAAATCTATTACAATCAAGTGGCGCCCGGGCGCTTCCAATTCCTGCAAGCCAAATACTCGATTCGGAAAACTGGACATCCTATATTTCCCACAAAGCCGTTGCATTGGCTGCGGGAATCGGTTGGCAAGGTAAAAGCCTTTTGATTGTAAATCCTGATTTTGGTCCAAGGATTCGATTAATAACGGTCCTTACCGACGCTGATCTTGAGCCGGATGCCCCGATTAAAAATCGGTGCGGAAAATGTAATATATGTAAAGACCATTGCCCAGCCGGGGCAATCCTGGGCGCAAGCACCAACAGCCATTATTCAAGCAGATCAGAGGCTATTAATCTTAAAAAATGTGTGTACCAAGTGCGTGATGTCTTTGGTGAAATTCCGCATACAGAACCACTGATCTGCGGTATCTGCATTAAAGTGTGTCCCTGGGGAAAGAAGAAATCAAAAAAACTGTCGAATTAA